The region CCGTGAGCGACGGGAACAGCAGGGCGTCCTGGAAGGAGCGGCCCATGGCGCCGTGGGCGCGCATGAAGGGGGGCCATTCGGTGACGTCGACGCCCCGGAGCCGGATCCGCCCGCCGTCGAGGGGCAGGAAGCCCGAGATGCAGTCCATCAGCGTGGTCTTGCCTGCGCCGTTGTGGCCGATCAGGCCCACGATCTCCCCCTGGCGGACCTCGAGGTCGACCCGGTCGACGGCGGTGATGCCCCCGAACCGCTTGGCCACCTCGTGGCACGACAGCACGACCCTCGCGTCGGCGGGGATGCGCGGCTCGGGCTGCTTGGCCCGGCTCTTCCGGGTCCGGCGGGGCTTTTCCGCCGGCTCCGCCTCGGGTGTCGCCTCCTGGCCGCCGGCGCCGGCGATGAACACCGAGCGCAGGATGTCGGGGCGCTCCAACAGCTCCACGGCGGGCCCCTCGAACCTCACCTCACCCTTCTCCATGAACACGGCCCGCTCGGCCAGGTTGAGGGCCACGTTCACCGACTGCTCGACGATGACGATGGTCGTGCCCCGGCGGTGCACCTCCTCCACCACTTCGAGGAGCCGGCCGACGATGGTCGGCGCCAGGCCGAGGGAGAGCTCGTCGATCATCAGCAGCTCGGGCCGGGTCATGAGCGCCCCGCCGAGCGCCAGCATCTGCTGCTCTCCGCCGGAGAGGTTACCGGCCATCTGGTTGTGACGCTCGGCCAGCACCGGGAACAGGGACAGAACCTCCTGACGGGCCGCCTCGACCCGCTCGGGCTGGTCGCGGACGAGCCATCCGGCCATGCGGAGGTTCTCGCTCACGCTCAGGGTCGGGAACACCCCCTTGCCGCCGGGCATGAGAGAGATGCCCCGGCGGGCGGTCACGTCGGCGGAGAGCTTGGTGATGTCATCACCTTTGAACGCCACCGTCCCCCGCCGGGGCCGCAC is a window of Acidimicrobiales bacterium DNA encoding:
- a CDS encoding ATP-binding cassette domain-containing protein, which codes for PGRSSTDGDGAEPLLSCRGIDMAYGSVQILFGVDFDVRPGEIVALLGTNGAGKSTLLKGVCGLVRPRRGTVAFKGDDITKLSADVTARRGISLMPGGKGVFPTLSVSENLRMAGWLVRDQPERVEAARQEVLSLFPVLAERHNQMAGNLSGGEQQMLALGGALMTRPELLMIDELSLGLAPTIVGRLLEVVEEVHRRGTTIVIVEQSVNVALNLAERAVFMEKGEVRFEGPAVELLERPDILRSVFIAGAGGQEATPEAEPAEKPRRTRKSRAKQPEPRIPADARVVLSCHEVAKRFGGITAVDRVDLEVRQGEIVGLIGHNGAGKTTLMDCISGFLPLDGGRIRLRGVDVTEWPPFMRAHGAMGRSFQDALLFPSLTVAETIAVARERHLVSRDLFAAALQLPASYESELRVAREVDDLIALMGLGAYRQKLTGELSTGTRRIVDLACILAQEPRVLLLDEPSGGVAQKETEALGPLLRQIAARTGCSILIIEHDMPLVSGLCDRLVALELGQVIAEGSPAEVLEHPAVIASYLGTDEAAIARSGARG